A genomic region of Arvicola amphibius chromosome X, mArvAmp1.2, whole genome shotgun sequence contains the following coding sequences:
- the LOC119804359 gene encoding protein ARMCX6-like, which translates to MGIGHDNLEHRTQRQLCLCLAQSFSSLTQHSFLFKDQKKAGVTGEKKFQREIFASSDCEMREQVREKWRKAAREGELERERDGERERAAGRLSVDLTKCAFIQGKKMFTKPTNAGFPLSHNVSRHWASLSVVANRIPTPQTTVREKALCVPENPNTSIGNQGQIEMSIDEVCRDTVLHCCKTFLEHGGLNLLISMTVINNMLAKPVLDLKFPLISEGSGCAKVQGLEALLGLSEKPVLAGEVLAAQMLFSFVLPFMRGGNREMLLEAFREMLVEALST; encoded by the exons ATGGGAATTGGTCATGACAACTTGGAGCACAGGACCCAGAGGCAACTCTGTTTATGCCTCGCTCAGTCTTTTTCTTCCCTCACCCAGCACTCCTTTTTATTTAAGGACCAGAAAAAGGCAGGTGTTACAGGTGAGAAGAAATTTCAGAGAGAAATATTTGCAAGTTCAGATTGTGAAATGAGGGAGCAAGTaagggagaaatggaggaaggcAGCAAGGGAGGGAGAACtcgagagggagagggatggggagagagagagagcagcggGGAGATTAAGTGTTG ACCTGACCAAGTGTGCTTTCATTCAAGGAAAAAAGATGTTCACCAAGCCCACAAATGCTGGCTTTCCCCTTAGCCATAATGTCAGTAGGCACTGGGCCAGCCTCTCAGTGGTTGCAAACAGGATCCCCACCCCACAGACCACTGTGAGGGAGAAGGCTTTGTGTGTCCCAGAAAACCCAAACACCAGTATTGGAAATCAGGGCCAGATTGAGATGTCCATCGATGAAGTGTGTCGAGACACGGTGTTACATTGCTGCAAGACATTTCTGGAGCATGGCGGATTAAATCTGCTAATAAGCATGACGGTTATTAATAACATGCTTGCCAAGCCGGTTTTAGACCTGAAGTTTCCTTTGATATCCGAGGGCAGTGGATGTGCAAAGGTTCAGGGTTTGGAAGCACTGCTGGGTTTGTCTGAGAAGCCAGTGTTGGCTGGGGAAGTGCTGGCTGCCCAAATGCTGTTCTCCTTCGTGCTCCCGTTTATGAGAGGTGGGAACAGAGAGATGCTCTTGGAGGCCTTTAGAGAGATGCTCGTGGAAGCCCTCTCCACATAA